A window of Reinekea marina contains these coding sequences:
- a CDS encoding SulP family inorganic anion transporter, which yields MLLAQKKEDWFGNIRGDVLAGLVVALALIPEAIAFSIIAGVDPKVGLYASFCIAVIISVVGGRPGMISAATGAMALLMVDLVAEHGIQYLWAATLLTGVIQIVAGYLKLGELMRFVSRSVVTGFVNALAILIFMAQLPELTNVTWVVYAMTAAGLGIIYLFPYINKTIPSPLVTIVVLSAISIIFDFDIRTVGDMGDLPDTLPNFLFPDVPLNFATLAIILPYSAPLAVVGLLESLMTATIVDDLTDTSSDKNRECKGQGIANIGAGLMGGMAGCAMIGQSVINVKSGGRGRLSAFVAGTVLLIMVVFSSEWVAKIPMAALVSVMIMVSIGTFNWGSIRDLRQFPLSTNLVMIVTVVVVVWTHNLAYGVFAGVLLAALFFANKISHFMYVDSDLSEDEDKRSYKVVGQVFFNSADKFIAAFDFKEAISTVEIDLSRAHFWDITAVESLDKVVVKFKREGTDVNVVGLNEASETIVDRFGKLGKPEEIDKVLGGH from the coding sequence AAAAGAAGATTGGTTTGGAAATATACGCGGTGATGTTTTAGCCGGTCTCGTTGTAGCGCTTGCGTTGATCCCTGAAGCCATTGCCTTTTCTATTATTGCAGGTGTAGACCCGAAGGTCGGTTTGTATGCTTCATTTTGTATTGCCGTGATTATTTCAGTGGTGGGCGGTCGTCCTGGTATGATCTCCGCTGCTACGGGTGCAATGGCATTGTTAATGGTCGATTTAGTGGCCGAACACGGCATTCAGTATTTATGGGCGGCCACACTTTTAACGGGTGTGATTCAAATAGTGGCGGGTTACCTCAAACTAGGCGAACTCATGCGGTTTGTCTCTCGCTCTGTAGTCACAGGCTTTGTAAACGCTTTGGCTATTCTAATTTTCATGGCCCAGTTGCCCGAGCTGACCAACGTCACTTGGGTCGTATATGCCATGACAGCAGCTGGCTTAGGCATCATCTACTTGTTCCCTTATATCAATAAGACCATTCCATCGCCTTTGGTGACTATTGTGGTGTTGTCGGCGATTTCGATAATTTTTGATTTTGATATACGCACCGTCGGTGACATGGGCGATTTGCCAGATACATTGCCTAACTTCTTATTTCCGGATGTACCTCTTAACTTTGCAACTCTCGCGATTATTTTACCGTACTCTGCGCCTTTAGCCGTAGTAGGGCTGTTGGAATCGTTAATGACGGCAACCATAGTTGATGACCTTACCGATACAAGTAGCGATAAAAACCGCGAGTGCAAAGGCCAAGGCATTGCCAATATTGGTGCGGGTTTAATGGGCGGGATGGCCGGTTGTGCAATGATTGGTCAGTCGGTAATTAACGTGAAGTCCGGCGGCCGTGGCCGATTATCGGCGTTTGTGGCGGGTACTGTTTTGTTGATCATGGTGGTGTTTAGCAGTGAGTGGGTAGCTAAAATCCCTATGGCAGCGTTGGTCTCTGTAATGATCATGGTCTCCATCGGAACGTTTAATTGGGGGTCTATTCGTGATCTCCGTCAATTCCCATTATCGACAAATTTAGTCATGATAGTGACAGTCGTAGTGGTTGTCTGGACGCACAACCTTGCATATGGCGTGTTTGCGGGTGTGTTACTCGCGGCCTTGTTCTTTGCTAATAAAATCAGTCACTTCATGTATGTTGACTCAGATTTGAGTGAAGACGAAGATAAGCGCAGTTATAAAGTTGTTGGTCAGGTGTTTTTTAACTCTGCCGACAAGTTCATTGCGGCTTTTGATTTCAAAGAAGCCATCAGCACCGTCGAAATCGATTTATCAAGGGCGCATTTTTGGGATATTACGGCCGTTGAATCGTTAGATAAGGTTGTGGTGAAATTTAAGCGCGAAGGCACCGATGTAAATGTTGTGGGTTTAAATGAAGCCAGTGAGACCATTGTGGATCGATTTGGTAAGCTAGGCAAACCAGAAGAAATCGATAAAGTACTAGGAGGCCACTAA
- a CDS encoding universal stress protein yields the protein MADNNNKERTWTIACIDGSKFNEAVSDYAIWLTKTIDAPLKALHAIEHNAIAAVSDFSGAIGIGAQEHLLSELTEVEQQRNKLEIQKGKDILDTVKARANKAGVENAFSTQRHGPLVEALIDLEHETRVIVLGIRGEANVGNTENLGGHLETIVRSVQRPIFVVNRAFEAPKAAMLAFDGSDCSLKALDMVVNSPLFNDLPVHIVNVSKSVSAGEALIAPAQVKLETAGRSVSSAVLTGDPAQALCQYQKDHNIGLTVMGSFSHNRLRDMVFGSFTAKMLLNTEQPLLLLR from the coding sequence ATGGCTGATAATAATAACAAAGAACGTACCTGGACAATCGCCTGTATTGATGGCTCTAAGTTTAACGAGGCCGTGAGTGACTACGCAATTTGGCTCACGAAAACCATTGATGCTCCATTAAAGGCGCTGCATGCCATTGAACACAATGCCATTGCTGCGGTGTCTGATTTTTCTGGTGCCATTGGCATTGGCGCTCAGGAGCACTTACTCAGTGAGCTAACCGAAGTAGAGCAGCAAAGAAATAAACTGGAAATTCAGAAAGGCAAAGATATTCTCGATACGGTTAAAGCACGAGCTAATAAAGCCGGTGTCGAAAATGCCTTTAGTACGCAACGCCACGGGCCGTTAGTCGAGGCGTTAATCGATTTAGAGCATGAAACAAGAGTAATCGTGCTAGGAATTCGAGGTGAGGCCAACGTTGGTAATACGGAAAATTTAGGGGGTCACCTTGAGACCATTGTCCGATCCGTACAACGCCCTATATTCGTCGTTAACAGAGCTTTTGAAGCGCCAAAAGCCGCCATGTTGGCGTTTGATGGCAGTGATTGCAGTCTCAAAGCATTAGATATGGTCGTCAATAGTCCTTTATTTAATGATTTACCTGTACATATTGTGAACGTTTCTAAATCCGTCAGCGCAGGTGAAGCATTAATTGCACCGGCTCAAGTAAAATTGGAAACTGCCGGAAGATCTGTTTCTTCCGCGGTATTAACTGGCGATCCAGCGCAAGCCTTATGCCAGTATCAAAAGGATCATAATATTGGTTTAACCGTGATGGGCTCGTTTAGTCACAACCGGTTACGCGACATGGTATTTGGCAGTTTTACAGCGAAAATGCTGTTGAATACAGAGCAGCCACTGTTATTGTTGCGATAA
- the iscR gene encoding Fe-S cluster assembly transcriptional regulator IscR, translating to MRLTTKGRYAVTALLDLALNEHKGPINLADISERQGISLSYLEQLFSKLRKKSLVASVRGPGGGYLLGREKSDISIASVVDAVSESIDATKCQGKTGCQQGDICLTHHLWQDLSNQIHDFLDDITLQTLVERGEIKAVSARQNEKMLQAHPEKTIPTAQVS from the coding sequence ATGAGATTAACTACCAAAGGCCGCTACGCGGTGACAGCATTGCTAGATTTAGCGCTCAATGAACATAAAGGCCCTATCAATCTAGCGGATATTTCTGAAAGACAGGGTATATCGTTGTCTTACTTAGAACAGCTGTTCTCTAAATTGAGAAAAAAGTCGCTGGTTGCATCGGTACGTGGACCTGGTGGTGGTTATTTGCTGGGCCGTGAAAAATCCGACATCAGCATCGCTTCTGTTGTAGACGCTGTCTCTGAGTCTATTGATGCCACAAAATGCCAAGGTAAAACGGGGTGTCAGCAAGGTGATATATGCTTAACGCATCACCTTTGGCAAGACTTGAGTAATCAAATCCACGATTTTCTAGATGATATAACGTTGCAGACATTAGTCGAGCGTGGCGAAATTAAAGCCGTCAGTGCCCGTCAAAATGAAAAAATGCTGCAAGCACACCCTGAAAAAACGATTCCAACAGCACAGGTTAGTTAA
- a CDS encoding aminotransferase class V-fold PLP-dependent enzyme encodes MRPLYFDYAATTPVDDRVAKAMTDCLTFNGNFANPASRSHALGWLAEEAVEEARNDVADLLGADSREIVWTSGATESNNLAIKGVADNYAPEACHIITTSIEHKAVIDPVKHLHSKGYQTTFVAPGSNGQVSVESIAAEITDKTRLISVMAVNNETGVINPIAEIGKLCEQKGIFFHVDAAQAVGKIAVNVDEWKVTLLSLSAHKFYGPKGIGALYVRRRSPLELSAQIHGGGHERGMRSGTLATHQIVGIGTAAAILNEGFSDEHDRIEALKERLWSGIETLGDVIINGKGSPISAGHLNVCFKGLDGEALMMGVRNLAISSGSACTSATVEPSFVLKAMGCSDEDAHSSLRISLGRFTTESDVDQAIASFSQAVNALRSAK; translated from the coding sequence ATGCGACCGCTTTATTTTGATTATGCTGCCACAACACCGGTTGATGACCGTGTCGCTAAGGCAATGACCGATTGTTTAACCTTTAATGGTAACTTTGCGAACCCGGCCTCCCGTTCACATGCGCTAGGGTGGTTAGCCGAAGAGGCTGTTGAAGAAGCTCGCAATGATGTTGCAGATCTTCTTGGAGCCGATTCACGAGAGATTGTTTGGACCAGTGGCGCAACTGAAAGTAATAATTTGGCCATAAAAGGTGTTGCCGATAATTATGCACCGGAAGCGTGTCATATAATTACCACCAGTATCGAGCATAAGGCGGTTATAGACCCTGTTAAACATTTGCACAGTAAAGGGTATCAAACCACCTTTGTCGCACCAGGTTCAAACGGACAAGTCTCTGTCGAGAGTATTGCCGCCGAAATCACTGACAAAACTCGGTTGATCTCGGTAATGGCAGTAAACAATGAAACGGGTGTCATAAACCCTATCGCTGAAATTGGTAAACTGTGCGAACAAAAAGGCATATTTTTTCATGTTGATGCAGCACAAGCTGTCGGCAAAATAGCCGTAAACGTTGATGAGTGGAAAGTCACGTTATTGTCTTTATCGGCGCATAAATTCTATGGGCCAAAAGGTATTGGTGCTTTATACGTGCGTCGCCGAAGTCCACTTGAATTGTCTGCACAAATACATGGTGGCGGTCATGAACGTGGTATGCGTTCGGGCACTTTAGCGACCCATCAGATAGTCGGCATTGGAACAGCTGCCGCAATTTTAAATGAAGGGTTTAGCGATGAGCACGATCGTATAGAAGCATTAAAAGAGCGTCTATGGAGCGGTATTGAAACGCTCGGCGATGTAATCATTAATGGCAAAGGTTCACCTATTTCTGCAGGGCATCTGAATGTCTGTTTTAAAGGCTTAGATGGAGAGGCTCTGATGATGGGTGTACGAAACTTGGCTATTTCATCTGGATCCGCCTGTACATCAGCAACGGTAGAGCCTTCGTTTGTATTAAAAGCAATGGGCTGTAGCGATGAAGATGCTCACAGCTCATTGAGAATTAGCTTGGGTCGTTTCACTACCGAGAGTGATGTCGATCAGGCGATTGCAAGTTTCTCGCAAGCGGTTAACGCCTTGCGATCTGCCAAATAA
- the sufB gene encoding Fe-S cluster assembly protein SufB, which translates to MSQEVEKYIKTEYEAGFITDVESATIPPGLNEDVIRLISAKKNEPEWMTEWRLKAFRAWEEMEEPDWAHVSYPKPDFQSLSYYSSPKSIEDARPKSLDDVDPELLATYEKLGIPVHEHAALAGVAVDMVFDSVSVGTTFRKKLEEAGIIFCPISEAVHEYPELVKKYLGSVVPQKDNYYAALNSAVFSDGSFVYIPKGVRSPMELSTYFRINEANTGQFERTLIIADVGSHVSYLEGCTAPMRDENQLHAAVVELVVLDDAEVKYSTVQNWYPGDAEGKGGIYNFVTKRGIAHERAKISWTQVETGSAVTWKYPSCVLKGDDSVGEFYSVALTSNMQQADTGTKMIHIGKNTRSTIISKGISAMKSENTYRGLVKMNPGAVGARNFTQCDSLLIGDQCGAHTFPYIESKNPSAIVEHEATTSKVSDDQMFLCQQRGIDPEKAVSMIVNGFCKEVFKELPMEFAVEAGKLLEVSLEGAVG; encoded by the coding sequence ATGAGTCAGGAAGTTGAGAAGTATATTAAAACTGAGTACGAGGCTGGGTTTATCACTGATGTTGAATCGGCTACGATTCCACCAGGATTAAACGAAGATGTTATTCGGCTAATCTCTGCAAAGAAAAATGAGCCAGAGTGGATGACTGAATGGCGCTTAAAAGCGTTTCGTGCTTGGGAAGAAATGGAAGAGCCTGACTGGGCGCATGTAAGTTATCCTAAGCCTGATTTTCAATCGCTTTCTTATTATTCTTCACCAAAAAGTATTGAAGATGCTCGACCAAAATCGTTAGACGATGTTGATCCTGAGCTATTGGCGACATACGAAAAGCTAGGCATTCCGGTTCACGAACACGCTGCATTAGCCGGTGTCGCGGTAGATATGGTATTCGATTCCGTGTCTGTAGGAACCACTTTCCGTAAAAAGCTGGAAGAAGCCGGAATAATTTTCTGTCCAATTTCAGAGGCTGTTCATGAATACCCAGAGTTAGTGAAAAAATATTTAGGCTCTGTGGTACCGCAAAAAGACAATTACTACGCGGCGCTAAATTCGGCTGTATTCTCTGATGGTTCATTTGTTTATATTCCTAAAGGCGTTCGTAGCCCTATGGAATTATCGACCTATTTCAGAATTAACGAAGCCAACACGGGGCAGTTTGAACGTACCTTAATTATTGCCGATGTAGGTAGCCATGTTAGCTACTTAGAAGGATGCACGGCACCAATGCGCGATGAGAACCAACTACACGCTGCCGTTGTAGAGTTAGTGGTTTTAGATGATGCAGAAGTCAAGTATTCAACTGTGCAAAACTGGTACCCCGGTGATGCTGAAGGTAAAGGCGGCATTTATAACTTTGTTACCAAACGTGGAATTGCACACGAGCGCGCTAAAATTTCTTGGACACAAGTTGAAACAGGTTCGGCCGTAACTTGGAAGTATCCATCCTGTGTCTTAAAAGGCGACGACAGCGTTGGTGAATTTTACTCGGTTGCATTAACCAGTAACATGCAGCAAGCCGATACCGGCACGAAGATGATTCACATCGGAAAAAATACGCGCTCTACGATTATATCTAAAGGCATCAGCGCGATGAAAAGTGAAAACACTTATCGCGGCTTAGTCAAAATGAATCCTGGTGCCGTCGGTGCTCGTAACTTTACTCAGTGTGATTCTTTACTCATTGGTGATCAGTGTGGTGCTCATACGTTTCCTTATATAGAAAGCAAAAACCCAAGTGCCATTGTTGAGCACGAAGCCACCACCTCCAAAGTGAGCGATGATCAAATGTTTTTGTGCCAGCAACGCGGCATTGACCCTGAAAAAGCAGTCTCAATGATCGTAAATGGTTTTTGTAAAGAAGTTTTTAAAGAGCTGCCCATGGAGTTTGCCGTTGAAGCTGGCAAATTATTGGAAGTATCGCTCGAAGGCGCAGTCGGCTAA
- the sufC gene encoding Fe-S cluster assembly ATPase SufC: MLSIKNLAAKVEEKDILKGLSIEVKPGEVHAIMGPNGAGKSTLGNVLAGREGYEVTGGSIEFLGENILDFEAHERACKGVFLAFQYPVEIPGVSNMEFLKASVDAVRESRGLEPYSSVEFIKLAREKSKAVDLPADFLKRGVNEGFSGGEKKRNELMQMMLLEPTLCILDETDSGLDIDALQVVADGVNKLRDPNRSFIVVTHYQRLLDYIVPDFVHVLADGKIVKSGGKELALELEKEGYGWIEKETV; encoded by the coding sequence ATGTTAAGTATTAAGAATTTAGCCGCCAAAGTTGAAGAAAAAGACATTCTTAAAGGCTTGTCTATTGAAGTTAAGCCAGGCGAAGTGCATGCCATTATGGGGCCAAACGGTGCCGGTAAAAGTACCTTAGGTAATGTGTTGGCGGGTCGTGAAGGTTATGAAGTGACCGGCGGAAGTATTGAGTTTTTAGGCGAAAATATTCTAGATTTCGAAGCACATGAGCGTGCTTGCAAAGGCGTATTCTTAGCATTTCAATACCCAGTTGAAATTCCCGGCGTTTCAAACATGGAATTTTTAAAAGCATCGGTAGATGCCGTGCGAGAATCTCGTGGGTTAGAACCTTATAGCTCGGTTGAATTTATTAAGTTGGCGCGTGAAAAGAGTAAGGCCGTTGACCTTCCAGCCGACTTTTTAAAACGTGGCGTGAATGAAGGCTTTTCTGGCGGTGAGAAAAAGCGTAACGAATTAATGCAAATGATGTTGCTTGAACCAACCTTATGTATTTTAGATGAAACCGATTCTGGTTTAGATATTGATGCCCTGCAGGTTGTCGCTGATGGTGTCAATAAACTGCGCGATCCTAATCGTTCTTTTATCGTGGTGACGCATTATCAGCGTTTACTTGATTACATTGTTCCTGATTTTGTTCATGTATTGGCCGATGGAAAGATTGTTAAGTCCGGTGGTAAAGAGCTAGCACTTGAACTCGAAAAAGAAGGCTACGGTTGGATCGAGAAGGAGACAGTATAA
- the sufD gene encoding Fe-S cluster assembly protein SufD, which produces MSNQLNVAAAAAQVANDNSYAKSWSQSAGERFALQPLPTRKTEHWKYTPLKSLLDATWSNAVSSTKASGVAFDDFNEVTLTIENGQLVDTPTLPEGIVLKKLSQCDEAQTAEFIEKVQAQQTDFIFDSLNAAKLDEGYWIVVEENAQVASPIHLNFVSHGEHVMVNTQVLVEAKRSSNAVVVETFTHDSGSAFVNPNTTLYVNENAQLTHYHLLLEEGDIRHIGRVAAVLERSAKLYSFHMAVGGVLKRKDIVVRHCGEGGELTLNGVYLPKGKEHIDYHTILEHEVAHCTSQEVFRGIIGDSATAVFNGRIHIHKDAQKSLAELNNRNLLLNDKATIYTKPELEIYADDVKCAHGATIAQLDDKELFYFQARGISKAEAEVMLSFGFINELLDALPHEPVQLLLRPLLAQVFASKSAELTRHLV; this is translated from the coding sequence GTGAGCAATCAACTTAACGTCGCTGCCGCAGCCGCGCAAGTTGCCAATGACAACAGCTATGCGAAAAGCTGGTCGCAATCGGCCGGTGAACGATTTGCGCTGCAGCCTTTGCCAACGCGAAAAACCGAACATTGGAAGTACACGCCGTTAAAATCGTTACTTGATGCTACATGGTCAAATGCTGTCAGCAGCACTAAAGCTAGCGGTGTAGCATTTGATGATTTTAACGAAGTGACTCTGACTATTGAAAATGGACAGCTAGTCGATACGCCAACTTTGCCGGAAGGTATAGTGCTTAAAAAATTATCGCAATGCGATGAAGCACAAACGGCGGAATTTATCGAGAAAGTTCAGGCTCAACAGACCGATTTTATCTTTGATTCGCTTAATGCCGCCAAGTTAGATGAAGGTTACTGGATTGTTGTTGAAGAAAATGCTCAGGTTGCTTCGCCTATCCATTTAAACTTTGTGAGCCATGGCGAGCATGTTATGGTGAATACCCAAGTACTGGTTGAAGCCAAACGCTCCTCTAACGCAGTGGTTGTTGAAACATTTACACATGATTCAGGTTCGGCATTTGTGAATCCAAACACTACCTTGTATGTAAATGAAAATGCGCAATTAACGCATTACCATTTATTGCTTGAAGAAGGTGATATTCGGCACATAGGGCGAGTAGCGGCTGTTTTAGAACGCAGCGCTAAGCTGTATTCATTTCATATGGCCGTTGGCGGTGTATTGAAACGAAAGGACATCGTTGTTCGGCATTGTGGCGAAGGCGGTGAGCTCACGTTAAATGGTGTGTACTTACCTAAAGGTAAAGAGCACATTGATTATCACACCATCTTAGAGCATGAAGTTGCCCATTGTACGAGCCAAGAGGTCTTTCGTGGCATCATCGGTGATTCTGCAACGGCCGTTTTTAATGGTCGAATTCATATTCATAAAGACGCGCAAAAATCGTTGGCAGAATTAAACAACCGAAACCTGTTATTGAATGACAAAGCAACCATCTATACAAAGCCTGAGCTTGAAATTTATGCAGACGATGTAAAGTGCGCTCACGGTGCTACGATTGCCCAGTTAGATGACAAGGAGCTTTTTTACTTTCAAGCTCGTGGTATTTCTAAGGCAGAAGCTGAAGTTATGTTGAGTTTCGGTTTTATCAATGAGCTTTTAGATGCGTTACCTCATGAGCCAGTGCAATTATTATTGCGCCCATTGTTAGCGCAAGTATTTGCAAGCAAGTCAGCGGAGCTCACGAGGCACTTGGTATGA
- a CDS encoding aminotransferase class V-fold PLP-dependent enzyme: protein MSFDVDAIKADFPILAQEVNGKPLVYLDNGATTQKPNAVIDAITHFYKTDNSNVHRGAHTLSDRSTLSFEKARSTVQTFLNAEQSCEIIWTKGTTEAVNLVAFSWGLQNLKQGDQVLVSYMEHHANIVPWQMVCEKTGAQLVAMPVTDLGDIDLNQLDALLTEKVKFVSVGHVSNALGTVNPVADIIQKAHKIGAKVLVDGAQAVAHWPIDVQALDCDFYAFSGHKLYGPTGIGVLYGKADLLNSMTPFMGGGEMIESVTFEKTTYNTLPFKFEPGTPNIAGAIGLSAAIEYLNSLDRDAVLKHEEAVLNYAVSKAKQTDGLKLVGDASHRAGVLSFVIEGTHPNDIGTLLDQQGVAVRTGSHCAMPIMERMGVQGTVRASFAMYNSKDDVDALFNAIEKIRMFF from the coding sequence ATGAGTTTTGATGTCGATGCGATAAAAGCTGACTTTCCAATTTTAGCGCAAGAAGTAAATGGTAAGCCTTTGGTTTATTTAGATAATGGCGCTACGACTCAAAAGCCTAATGCTGTAATCGACGCGATCACGCATTTTTATAAAACTGACAACAGTAACGTACATCGAGGTGCTCATACGCTGAGTGATCGATCTACGTTAAGTTTTGAAAAAGCCCGTTCTACCGTTCAGACTTTTCTAAATGCCGAGCAGTCGTGTGAAATCATTTGGACTAAAGGAACAACAGAAGCCGTAAACTTAGTTGCATTTAGCTGGGGGTTGCAAAACCTGAAGCAGGGCGATCAAGTGTTGGTTTCTTACATGGAACACCACGCTAATATTGTTCCTTGGCAAATGGTGTGTGAGAAAACAGGTGCGCAGCTGGTAGCGATGCCGGTAACCGATTTAGGCGACATAGACTTAAATCAATTAGACGCACTCCTAACGGAAAAAGTTAAGTTTGTTTCAGTGGGGCATGTATCGAATGCGCTAGGAACAGTTAACCCCGTTGCTGATATTATTCAAAAAGCACATAAGATTGGCGCGAAGGTACTAGTAGACGGTGCTCAGGCGGTTGCTCATTGGCCTATCGATGTTCAAGCGCTTGATTGTGATTTTTATGCCTTTTCTGGACATAAACTTTATGGCCCGACGGGCATCGGTGTTTTGTATGGGAAAGCAGATTTGCTCAATAGCATGACACCTTTTATGGGTGGCGGTGAAATGATCGAGTCGGTCACTTTTGAAAAGACAACATACAACACGCTGCCATTTAAATTTGAACCCGGCACCCCAAACATAGCAGGAGCCATCGGTTTAAGTGCAGCTATTGAATACCTTAATAGCCTTGATCGAGATGCCGTTTTAAAGCATGAAGAAGCCGTGTTGAATTATGCCGTCAGCAAAGCTAAGCAAACTGATGGATTAAAACTTGTCGGTGATGCTAGTCATCGAGCTGGTGTTTTAAGCTTTGTCATTGAAGGTACGCACCCAAACGATATCGGTACTTTGTTAGATCAACAAGGAGTCGCTGTTCGTACAGGCAGTCATTGCGCCATGCCAATTATGGAACGTATGGGTGTTCAAGGTACGGTTCGGGCGAGTTTTGCTATGTATAATAGTAAAGACGATGTTGATGCATTGTTTAATGCTATTGAAAAAATTCGAATGTTTTTTTAA
- a CDS encoding HesB/IscA family protein, with protein sequence MEGGFNMTVQSFDPNSTAAPKITLTDKAKAHFDRQLANSEAQGVRLFIEESGCSGYMYRVDLVQNANETDVKVEIDTPWPLYIAQDAIAILQGTEIDFKRDGLNEMVKFNNPNVTAECGCGESFVVEGQS encoded by the coding sequence ATGGAAGGAGGATTCAATATGACTGTTCAATCTTTTGATCCCAATAGTACAGCGGCCCCTAAAATCACCTTGACAGATAAGGCGAAGGCGCACTTTGATCGACAATTAGCGAATTCAGAGGCACAAGGCGTTCGGCTATTTATCGAAGAGAGTGGATGCTCTGGGTATATGTACCGAGTCGATTTGGTGCAAAACGCAAATGAAACCGATGTTAAGGTAGAAATAGATACGCCTTGGCCGCTTTATATTGCACAAGACGCTATTGCCATTTTACAAGGTACCGAAATAGATTTTAAGCGAGACGGTTTAAATGAAATGGTGAAGTTTAATAACCCAAATGTAACAGCAGAATGCGGTTGCGGTGAGAGTTTTGTCGTGGAGGGTCAGAGTTAA
- the sufT gene encoding putative Fe-S cluster assembly protein SufT, with protein sequence MERRMVVTQREVNARLVPVGTPITIPSDTFVTLTQSLGGNYTVVHNGNMARIDGTDADALGFEPQTFEFEAPANGEVSTDQIWEVLDTVFDPEIPVSIVALGLVYDVTVSDQKVSITMTLTAPGCGMGPVLVDDVKYRVAKVPNVNEISVELVFDPPWSRDRMSEEAQLETGMFF encoded by the coding sequence ATGGAACGCCGCATGGTTGTAACGCAGCGCGAAGTCAACGCTCGGCTAGTACCGGTTGGAACGCCTATTACCATCCCTTCAGATACCTTTGTAACTTTAACTCAATCGTTGGGTGGCAACTATACAGTGGTGCATAATGGTAATATGGCCAGGATTGATGGTACGGACGCAGACGCGTTAGGGTTTGAGCCTCAAACTTTTGAATTTGAAGCACCTGCAAACGGTGAGGTATCAACCGACCAAATTTGGGAAGTGTTAGATACGGTGTTTGACCCTGAAATACCGGTCAGTATTGTGGCGTTGGGGTTGGTGTACGATGTCACAGTTTCAGATCAAAAGGTCAGTATAACTATGACCTTAACAGCGCCTGGCTGTGGAATGGGACCCGTTTTAGTAGATGATGTTAAATATCGAGTGGCAAAAGTGCCTAATGTGAATGAAATATCTGTTGAGTTGGTGTTTGATCCGCCGTGGTCTCGAGATCGGATGAGCGAAGAAGCTCAACTTGAAACGGGAATGTTTTTTTAA
- a CDS encoding SufE family protein, whose protein sequence is MSQILGVDTTADDIIETLSFFDSWEDRYKYIIDLGKELPKLDEANKVEDYIVKGCQSQVWLVPNKQGDRFFFEVDSDAHIVKGLLAVVLAAFNGKTAESILNFDVDSYFGQLDLERHLSPTRGNGLRAMVQRIRDCAENC, encoded by the coding sequence ATGAGCCAGATTTTGGGTGTAGATACCACTGCTGACGATATCATTGAGACATTATCATTTTTTGATAGCTGGGAAGATCGCTACAAATATATTATTGATTTAGGTAAAGAGTTGCCTAAGTTAGATGAAGCGAATAAGGTAGAAGACTATATTGTGAAAGGCTGTCAAAGCCAGGTTTGGCTAGTTCCTAATAAGCAAGGTGACCGCTTTTTCTTTGAAGTAGATTCAGACGCCCATATAGTAAAAGGGCTCTTAGCCGTTGTTTTAGCTGCTTTTAATGGAAAAACAGCCGAATCAATCCTAAACTTCGATGTAGACAGCTATTTCGGGCAGCTAGATCTAGAGCGGCATTTAAGCCCCACCCGTGGTAACGGGCTTCGAGCAATGGTCCAGCGTATACGAGATTGTGCTGAAAATTGTTGA